The region GGTTTGGAATTTCAAAGCCACTATTTGCCACCAACCATGTGCCATCATCTTGCTCGATCAACTCGACTAACTGATTGGCAGGATATTCAACCGTTTGGCCATCGGTCATTTGCGCCACCAAAATACCATTAACTTGCACATACGCCCGACCATCATCAATTTTTTCGAGTGTATATTGATCATCTTGATAATCGATTGATTGAATTCGTGGCATCACCTGCCGCAGCTGCCAACCAGCATCACGCCGCATATCGGGAACCATCAAGGCAATCATCCGATCAACATTCCGTTCTTCAGTTGCTGCAACAAATGCCTTGACTTGGTTGACGGGTGCGGTATCATCGCCACCACAGGCTGTGAGTGTAAGCAAAAGGCAGCCAATAAGCAACTGTTTGAAACGCATGGGGAATCCTCCAGCGTGCTGAGTGTTTGTCAGGAGGCGATTATATCATGAGCCGTCGCATTGCACTTGTTTTTTGTTTGATCTTGCTGGTCGGCACGCCAGTCTATGCCCAAAATGCCTTAACTGGCCCACCCAACGATCCCGACGCGAATAAACAATGGGTTATTCGTCAACTTGGTTTAGCTTGTGCGTGGGAGCATCTGACGGGAAATTCCGATGTTACCGTGGCCGTAATCGACTCAGGCGTTGATATGAACCACCCTGATTTGGTCGATGTCTTGCGTACCGATGGCTTTGATGCTGTTGATGGCGATGATGATCCATCGGATGAGAATGGCCATGGAACCCACGTTGCGGGCATTATCGCCGCCACCATCAACAATAGCAAAGGAATTGCTGGGGTTGCCGGTGGGGGCACACGCATTTTGCCAATTCGGGTAATGGAAGCCGATGGTTCGGGTACGAATCAAGATATTATTGCAGGCATCCGCTATGCCGTTAGCAAAAATGTGCAGATCATCAATATGAGCCTTGGCTCGATGTTGCCGCTTGATAGCGAAGATATTGTCGCAGCGATCAAAGAGGCCGATGCGGCTGGTGTGCTGGTGATTATCGCCGCTGGTAATTCGTTTGTGCCCTTGCCAAACTTTGCCTTTGGGGTTGAAGAATTTGCCATGGTCGTGGCTGCAACCGATCCCGATGATCGCAAGACCGATTTCTCGAACTATGGCAAGTGGATTTCGGTTTCGGCTCCAGGGGCAGGCATTTACTCAACCATGCCCACCTACGATGTGTATATGACCAGTCAGTTGCCTGCCGAAGAACGCTTCAACAAAAACTACGATCAAATGAGCGGCACATCGCAGGCAACTCCCGTGGTTGCTGGCTTGGCAGCCTTGCTATTTGCCCAACACCCCGATTGGAATGCCGACCAAGTACGGGCCGAAATCGAAAAAACTGCTGATGATATTTCAGATCAAAATCCAATTAAGCGCTACGGCCCAATCACCTATTTCGAGCCAAGCAACCTTGGTAAAGGCCGCGTTAATGCCTGTAATGCCTTAGGTGGCCCGATTAAAGGCAGCGCTGCGGCAGTTGGCGGCCCTGAAGCAAAATCCAGTTTAATTATGTTGCTTGGGTTTAGCGCAGTCATGTTGGTGATTTTGGGCGGATTAAGTGTGTTCTTGATTCGCCGCCGCAAGCGCAACGCCCGACCTGCGGCGATTCCGGCTGGTGGGTTCGCCCCACCTCCACCAATTCACTACGATCAAGCAATGGCCCAACAACAACGCAACCTTGCCTCGCAACCAATCGTCGGATCAACGCCGCCATTGAATCAGAGTTATGCCCCACCCAGCGCGGCTTCGGCAGGCGGGCCAGCTTGGGGCAAATTGACGGTTGTGCGGGGAGCCGAATTGAACAAGTTCTATTTGCTGCGCGAAAATCAAATTTTTATTGGCCGTGAAGCCTCGCTGGCCGTGGCAATTAGCGGTGATAGTACCGTTTCACGCCGCCATACGATCATCTATCGTGATCCTCGTGGCATTGAAATTGAAGATGCGGGCAGCAGTCATGGCACCAAAATCAACGGCATTCCGGTTCAAGGCCGCCAACTGGTTCGACCAGGCGATGTGATCGAAGTTGGGCAGACCCATTTACGTTTTGAGGGCTAACATTTGGCACTAACACTTGCATTATTGATTATGTTTCTTGGCTTGGTGAGCGTGGTAATTTTGCCAATCTTGCCAGGCGCAGCCTTGATTTGGCTTGGGGCATTATTGTATGCCTCAATGACCGATTTTGTGGTGATTGGTTGGGGCACGCTGGCCGTTTTGGGAGCGATTGCCCTGATTGCGATGACCAGCGATATTTGGGTTGGTGCATTGGGCCAGCGCCGTGGTGGAGCCTCAATTTGGGCAACAATCTTTAGCATGATTGGTGGTATTATTGGCCTATTCATCCTGAACATTCCAGGCATGCTGATTGGCTCGATCATTGGGGCATTATTGCCAGAATGGCAACGCTGGCGCGATGGCAAATTCGTGCTCGATGTTTCATGGCGCACCATCAAAAATTGGCTCGTAAGTATTGCAATTCAGGTTTCACTGGGGCTTGTAATGGTTACGATCTTTTTGGTGCGCGTGATTACTGGTTAAGTAACCCCCGCGATTGCAACAACGTATAGCCTAACGCTGACAGAAGATATGCGCCACACGGTTTGTCGCACTTGGCAAAACCAGTGGCGCATTTTAGAGCGAATTAACCAAGTGGCGAAGGCTGTCAATCCACTTTGAAAGGACATCAACCATGAATATCAAACAGCTACTCATCGGGAAGCCGTTCCCCAGCAGTAGTGCCCATCACGAACGGCTCGACAAAGTTCGCGGATTGGCAGTCTTTGCATCCGACCCAATTAGCTCCAACGCCTATGCCACCGAAGCAATTATGCGGGTGCTGATTTTGATCAGCGCCGCAGCGTTAAGTTATACCTTGCCGATTGCGATTGGGATTGCGGCGTTGGTGCTGTTGGTCGTCTTGAGCTACAACCAAACCATCCACCACTACCCCATGGGTGGCGGTGCGTATATGGTCAGTAAGGATAACCTCGGTCGCACAGCTTCATGGTTGGCAGGTGCTTCGATTCTTAGTGATTATGTGCTGACAGTGGCGGTTTCGGTTTCGGCGGGGGTCAAAGCAATTTCCTCGGCCTTCCCCGACGTGGCGTTTTTTCATGAGCATCGGGTATTAATTGGGATTGGGATTATCCTGTTAATTACGTGGCTCAACTTACGTGGTGT is a window of Herpetosiphon gulosus DNA encoding:
- a CDS encoding Loki-CTERM sorting domain-containing protein gives rise to the protein MSRRIALVFCLILLVGTPVYAQNALTGPPNDPDANKQWVIRQLGLACAWEHLTGNSDVTVAVIDSGVDMNHPDLVDVLRTDGFDAVDGDDDPSDENGHGTHVAGIIAATINNSKGIAGVAGGGTRILPIRVMEADGSGTNQDIIAGIRYAVSKNVQIINMSLGSMLPLDSEDIVAAIKEADAAGVLVIIAAGNSFVPLPNFAFGVEEFAMVVAATDPDDRKTDFSNYGKWISVSAPGAGIYSTMPTYDVYMTSQLPAEERFNKNYDQMSGTSQATPVVAGLAALLFAQHPDWNADQVRAEIEKTADDISDQNPIKRYGPITYFEPSNLGKGRVNACNALGGPIKGSAAAVGGPEAKSSLIMLLGFSAVMLVILGGLSVFLIRRRKRNARPAAIPAGGFAPPPPIHYDQAMAQQQRNLASQPIVGSTPPLNQSYAPPSAASAGGPAWGKLTVVRGAELNKFYLLRENQIFIGREASLAVAISGDSTVSRRHTIIYRDPRGIEIEDAGSSHGTKINGIPVQGRQLVRPGDVIEVGQTHLRFEG
- a CDS encoding DUF456 domain-containing protein codes for the protein MALTLALLIMFLGLVSVVILPILPGAALIWLGALLYASMTDFVVIGWGTLAVLGAIALIAMTSDIWVGALGQRRGGASIWATIFSMIGGIIGLFILNIPGMLIGSIIGALLPEWQRWRDGKFVLDVSWRTIKNWLVSIAIQVSLGLVMVTIFLVRVITG